A segment of the Knoellia sp. p5-6-4 genome:
TGGTGACGACCCTCGTCGCCGGCGCAGTGGGCGTTTCCTACTTCGACAAGTCCGTGAACCTCTCCGTGGATGGCAAGACCTCGTCCGTGCGCTCCTTCGGAGGCACCGTGGCAGACGTCCTGGAGAAGCAGAACATCCGCGTCGGCGAGCACGACGTGGTCGTCCCCTCGGCCGACAGCAAGATCCAGGACGGCCAGAAGATCGTCGTCCGCTACGGCCGCAAGCTCACCGTCACCGTCGACGGCAAGACGCGTGAGTACTGGACCACCGCCACCACGGTCGCGTCCGCGCTGCAGGAGCTCGGCATCCGCGCCGACTCCGCCAAGCTGTCGGCCTCCCGCTCGCAGACCCTCGGCCGCGAGGGTCTGAGCCTGACCGTCTCTACGCCGAAGTCCGTGGCGGTCCACGTCGACGGCAAGAACCTGGCGACCGCGTCCACCGGCCTGACCGTCAAGGAGGCGCTCGCCGACCTGCGCATCACGGTCGACCGCGACGACCGGGTCAAGCCTGGCCTCAACGCCCCCATCCGCGACGGGCTCAAGATCGCCGTCCAGCGCGTGAGCACCAAGACCGTCAACGCGACGCAGGCCATCGGGTTCGGCACGGTGGAGAAGAGCGACTCCTCGCTGTTCAAGGGCCAGAACAAGACCGTGAAGGCCGGCCGTGAGGGTGCCAAGGTCGTGACGTACCGCCTGGTGACCGTCGACGGCAAGACCGAGAGCAAGAAGGCGCTCAAGTCGGTCGTCACCCAGCAGCCGGTCGCCCGCGTCGTGGCGGTGGGCACCAAGCCCCGCCCGGTCGCCGACAGCGGCTCCACCGGCTCGAGCACCGGCTCGGGCGGCGCCATCAACCTGGCCCGCGCCGACATGTGGGACCGCATCGCTGAGTGCGAGTCCAGCGGCAACTGGTCGATCAACACCGGC
Coding sequences within it:
- a CDS encoding resuscitation-promoting factor yields the protein MTTLVAGAVGVSYFDKSVNLSVDGKTSSVRSFGGTVADVLEKQNIRVGEHDVVVPSADSKIQDGQKIVVRYGRKLTVTVDGKTREYWTTATTVASALQELGIRADSAKLSASRSQTLGREGLSLTVSTPKSVAVHVDGKNLATASTGLTVKEALADLRITVDRDDRVKPGLNAPIRDGLKIAVQRVSTKTVNATQAIGFGTVEKSDSSLFKGQNKTVKAGREGAKVVTYRLVTVDGKTESKKALKSVVTQQPVARVVAVGTKPRPVADSGSTGSSTGSGGAINLARADMWDRIAECESSGNWSINTGNGYYGGLQFDIQTWLGAGGGDFASRADLASREEQITVANRVYEDRGLQPWGCAHAA